One Desulfurella sp. DNA segment encodes these proteins:
- a CDS encoding PhoH family protein, translating to MEKRLVLSDPAYLGNVLYNRKDTLKKVEKKLNVFIVFRGGEVLIKGSDKNIQLAYNYLKNINDMVDKGILIGENAIDSLISELDNNNTLNAKVVFNPPKAHAKIKSILPKNVNQAKYLELIEKNTITFGIGPAGTGKTYLAVFAAINALLEKKVKRIILTRPAVEAGEKLGFLPGTLYEKINPYMKPLYDAIYDCIETELALKLIEQGKIEIEPLAYMRGRTLNNAFIILDEAQNTTVSQMKMFLTRTGFDSKVVITGDITQIDLPHNIKSGLADAVSLLRKLNLESIGFVDFKREDVLRNPIVSKIVEAYEKRDKDNQESESTF from the coding sequence ATGTTTTTATTGTTTTTAGGGGAGGTGAGGTTCTGATAAAAGGTAGCGATAAAAATATACAGCTTGCTTACAATTATTTAAAAAATATCAATGATATGGTGGATAAGGGTATTCTTATTGGAGAAAATGCTATAGATAGTTTAATTTCTGAGTTAGACAATAACAATACTTTAAACGCAAAGGTAGTTTTTAATCCCCCAAAAGCTCATGCAAAAATAAAATCTATACTGCCAAAAAATGTTAATCAAGCAAAGTACTTGGAGCTCATTGAAAAAAATACAATTACATTTGGGATTGGACCTGCTGGTACAGGAAAAACATATCTGGCTGTTTTTGCTGCCATTAATGCTTTACTTGAAAAAAAAGTTAAAAGGATAATATTAACAAGACCAGCAGTAGAAGCAGGTGAAAAACTTGGCTTTTTGCCTGGAACTTTGTACGAAAAAATTAACCCTTATATGAAACCATTATATGATGCCATTTATGATTGTATCGAAACTGAACTTGCCCTAAAGTTAATTGAACAGGGAAAAATTGAAATAGAGCCACTTGCCTATATGAGAGGCAGAACGCTTAATAATGCTTTTATCATTTTAGATGAAGCTCAAAATACAACTGTAAGTCAGATGAAGATGTTTTTAACAAGAACTGGTTTTGATTCCAAAGTTGTAATAACAGGTGATATTACACAAATTGACCTGCCGCACAATATAAAAAGCGGTCTGGCTGATGCAGTGAGTTTACTTAGAAAACTAAATTTAGAATCAATTGGCTTTGTTGATTTTAAAAGGGAAGATGTATTAAGAAATCCGATAGTATCAAAAATAGTTGAAGCATATGAAAAAAGAGATAAGGATAATCAAGAAAGCGAAAGCACTTTTTGA